GGAGCTCCTTGATCACGAATAGAAGCCAAAGTAGAAAGCGTAATATTTAATTTATCATTTACATAAAATGTTCCTTTGATGTTGCTTGAGATTTGTTTTACATCATCAGCAATAGTCCATCCCGGATCAGTGTAATATCCTAAAGAGGCATAAAATGTATTGTTTTTTCCACCACCAGAAAAGCTTAAAGAGTGATTTTGAGTAATAGAAGGTCTGAACAATATATTGAACCAATCTGTATTTGCCAATTCATACTTTTTCAAAAAGTTGTTACGGCTCACAGGATCATTGTTTACTAAATAACCTCCAGTTTCAGGTACATAGGTATTGATGGCTCTTCCTAAAATGTTGTATGCTCCACCATATCTTCCATTAACTGTTGAAGGCAAATCTAAATATCCTTTTTGTTCCATTTCTTTTAAGATACTCATAGATTCCTGAGAATTTAAAATATCATATTGGCTATAGTTAGGAACCGATCTAACAGTTTGCTCTAACCCGTACGTAATTTTTAATGGCGCATCTCTACGTCCTTGTTTTGTAGTTACCACTACAACTCCATTTAATGATCTTGAACCATAGATAGAAGTAGCAGATGCATCTTTAAGAATTTCAATACTTTGAATATCATTTGCATTTAATCCGGCAACAGATGAACTTAATAATGTTTCTGAGTTTCCAGAAGCTAAATCAGCAAATGACATATTGATGATATCTTCCTGAACAACACCATCGATTACCCATAATGGTTTTGTATCTCCAAAAATTGAAGAAGATCCACGAACTGTAATTTTAGGAGCCGTACCAAATGTACCAGTAACGTTTTGTACAGTAACCCCTGCCGCTTTACCTTCGATCATACGGCTTACGTCTACAACCCCATCCACTTTTAATTCAGCACCAGAAATTTTACTGATAGCTCCGGTAAAAGTTCTTTTAGATGTTTTCTCATAACCTGTTGTCACTACAACCTCTTTTAAGTTTTGTCCTAATTCACTTAAAACGATATTTGGCGAAGTATTTTCGATTCCTATTTCTTTCGTCTCCATACCTACGTAAGAAATAATAAGTCGATCTGTATTGGCTGGCATTTCGATTACGAAATTACCGTCAAAGTCTGTTAACACAGCTACTTTTGTACCTTTTGCCATTACTGTAGCACCTGGAAGCGGGCTTCCGCTTTGGTCAGTAACTTTTCCTTTGATGATAGGGCCTGCAGTTAATATTTCAAAAAGTGAATCATGATTATCGGTACTTGCAAAAGGAGCTGCACCAGCAGTTTTTTGCAGGATAATTTGATTGCTAACTTCAGAGAAAGTAATATTGAAGGGTACCAATATTCGACTCAAGATGCTTGAAAGCGTTTCCTGATTTGCTTCGATACTTACTTTGTTGCTTAACTGAGGAAGTCTTGAATTGTAAGAGAATTTTACATGTGCAGACTTTTCAATTTTAGACAAAGCGTTATCAAGAGTCAAATTTTCAACTGTAATTGTAACTTTGGTATCTAATTTCTTTTGTCCATTTACATTATTTGCCACGGCAAAGCTTGAAAACACAAGTGCCAAGACAAACTGAAATAGTGTTATTTTCATGATTCTATGGAGTAATCGTTGTTTAACAACTGGTTTTTTCATAATTTTGATTTGTTTTGATTAATACTGATTCGAGTGTATTTTAAGAAACGTATGAATTGCTCTTTACAGAGAGAAATTCAATTCTATAAGTGTCGATAATGTTACAGCATTTCGGCACTTTTTTTATGCAATCTTTTTTCACATAGGCATTTTTTGGTTTTGGTTGGTTGAGTTTAAGTTTTATTGTTTTGGTAAAATAAAAAGGAAATAAATTACATTTAAATAGTGAAATGAAAGACTTTACCCCTAAAAATTAATATTCAAAAAATAGTCATCCTCCAGCGCAATTACAGTTACGCTGAAACGATTAATTACAACCTTCTGAGGTTATAATAATTTGATTTCCATTCATCTCAAAACTGGTGTTATTTCCAATGCTTTTACAGACAATTTTTAATTTTTCTGTTAATGGCTGATCACTCAGTGAAGTGGTTAAATGACAATCTATTAATTTATTTTTTGGATAATCAATATCTACTAAATAAGCCTGTTCTATTGTTTCAAATATTTGTGATACAGGAATATCGTTAAATTCAAAACTCAGCTGCTCAATATTTCCTACACTTTGAGCCAGTACTGCGTCTTGTGTAATGTTGGTAATTTTATTGAATTTTAAATCGCTTCTTTGAAATCTAAGTGCTTGATTAGGAAGTAATACAATTTCTTCTTTATCTGATTTTGAAACTAAATCATTTGATTTAACCTTAACTTTACCGGTGCGAACAAGAATCTCAACGTCGGGCTGATCAGAATAAGCTTTTACTCTAAAGCTTGTTCCTACCACCTTTGTAACTATTTCGTTAGCATAAACATAAAAAGGCTTGTGGGGATTTTTACTAATTTCAAAGAAACCTTCGCCGGATAAATACACCTTTCTTTCGTTTCCGGTAAAGATTTTAGGATAACTTAATTTGCTATTAGGCTGAAGCAGTACAGAACTACCATCAGAAAGTGTAATAATTTGGGGCTTAGTTGTATTGTTAGTCTGTTCAA
This is a stretch of genomic DNA from Flavobacterium endoglycinae. It encodes these proteins:
- a CDS encoding FecR family protein; this translates as MQKRNKYSEIEDFLADESFQAWVLFKIDKEGWEEWTLESRQRAKLVQDARLMLLAMKVPENELSSSDIHRALQATWVKIREKENQKNVKTSKIRFLGKQILTGVAATLFICFISSWIYSTYFKIDNNIVTYNELVDENNEGLVEQTNNTTKPQIITLSDGSSVLLQPNSKLSYPKIFTGNERKVYLSGEGFFEISKNPHKPFYVYANEIVTKVVGTSFRVKAYSDQPDVEILVRTGKVKVKSNDLVSKSDKEEIVLLPNQALRFQRSDLKFNKITNITQDAVLAQSVGNIEQLSFEFNDIPVSQIFETIEQAYLVDIDYPKNKLIDCHLTTSLSDQPLTEKLKIVCKSIGNNTSFEMNGNQIIITSEGCN